AACACATTCTACTCGTCGATACTTTGACGTACCGTAAACCCAGAACAGAATATAGCTTCGCCAGAAGACATCGTCAATAGAAACTTTACTGACCTGATAACCTGATACTTATTTGATGAGGCGGGAGGCTTTTTCCTGAACCATTTTGAGCTCAGGTTCGTCTTCGGGCGGGACGTTCAGTGTTCGGAGAATTTCCATTTCCGCACGGGCTCTAGCTTTATCGCCGGTCAACGCGCAGAACTCGAGCAGGTAGTAATGGTTAAAAGGATCCTTCGGTCCGATCGCGAGTGCTTTCTCCAATTCTTCCTTGGCGCGCTTTTTGCTGCCGCCAACAAACCCCGGCACTTTGTAATCCACCGCGCCCAGAACATGGTAAACCCCGCCACTTAAATAATGATCATTGAGTCGAATAACCTCGGCCATTTCGTGTCGAATGAGTTTCACCATCGACAGACTTTTCAAAACCCCTTTGGCTTCCCCGAAAGACCCCTGATTTCCCCCTAACCAGAAGTGCGCTTCCACACAGTCTGGATTTAAATGGATCGCTTTCTTCGCCAAATCCATTCCTTTCTGGTGATACACCTGCTGTGCCGCGCGATCGTCGGCATGTTGTCCAATCCACCAGGCCGAGCGAGACGCCTTCCAGTAACATTCCACCGCGTGTGGAGCGTCTGCCCCAGTCGCCGCACGCTCATAGATATCCATGGCGATCCTAACTTGCGAAAGGTCTTCGCGTTTGGCATATGCCGCATTCGCCTGATTAATCAAAGAGGAAACATCCTCCCCTAAAACAGGAAGCGGGTGATTCAGGGCAGCCGCCCCAAGAAGAAACAGGATTATCCAATGACGTCGAATCATTAAAGGGATTGTCTCAAAATTTGCGATCCGCTTCCACTCACCGGATGCCGAAAGGGGTTTGACTTTAGGCGGCGGCTTGAGCAGGAGCGGCGGTGCGTTCGAGGACGAAAAAGAAATTACTGCCTTTACTGGCGGCGGATACGACGGCGATGCTGCTGCCGTGGGCTTCGACGATCCCTTTGCTGAAGGCCAGACCGATGCCGAATCCTACGGCGCGGTCTTCGGCTTTGACCTGCTGAAACTTTCCGAACAATTTCTCCAACGCCTCCGGCGGTATGCCGCGGCCGTTGTCCAGGACCGCAAACTCCACTCCTTCGGCGACCGGTCGGGCGGAGACTTTGACCCAGCCGTTTTCCATCGTGTACTTGATCGCGTTGCCGGTGAGGTTCTCCAGCACCCGCTCGATGAGGCTGGCGTCCGCGAGTGCCCAGAGTTTCGGATCCTCGCACACCCAGGAGAGCGCGATTTTTTTGGCGTCGGCCTGGAAGGAAAGATCTCCGACGATTTTTTTCACGAGCCCCTGCGCATTGACCGGGACCGGGTTGATGGTCAGTTTTCCGGCCTGCAGGCGGGCCAAACTCAAGATGGTTTCCACCAGGCTGAGCGCGCGCTTGGCGGATTGCCGGGCGGAACCGACCAGGATTGAAAGATCGCCGTCC
This genomic stretch from Elusimicrobiota bacterium harbors:
- a CDS encoding TRAP transporter TatT component family protein, encoding MIRRHWIILFLLGAAALNHPLPVLGEDVSSLINQANAAYAKREDLSQVRIAMDIYERAATGADAPHAVECYWKASRSAWWIGQHADDRAAQQVYHQKGMDLAKKAIHLNPDCVEAHFWLGGNQGSFGEAKGVLKSLSMVKLIRHEMAEVIRLNDHYLSGGVYHVLGAVDYKVPGFVGGSKKRAKEELEKALAIGPKDPFNHYYLLEFCALTGDKARARAEMEILRTLNVPPEDEPELKMVQEKASRLIK